The sequence below is a genomic window from Wyeomyia smithii strain HCP4-BCI-WySm-NY-G18 chromosome 1, ASM2978416v1, whole genome shotgun sequence.
GTGCCTCACCAGTATCACTCTAATCAGTCTTGAGATATCTTGCAAAAAGAACAGTTGATTTTGCGCCGAGAGCCCGGTATGTAGTGAAATTTGTTAGCTTTAAGCAAAAATCGGTGAGGATGCTTTTGGTTTGCTTTGGTTGCGGTGAAGAAACTTGGCTTTGATTTGTGCACATCCGTCCCACGCCTGAAAAGGGGATCCGGttagtgatgatggtgatgattaTGATGGTGGTGTTGACGTGTGTCAGTGGGTGGTGTTTCGATTAAAGCTTCACCCTCCAGGGGGATGAACGTTGGAAAATTAACTCTCCCCGTCTCTCCGATCGGAATATTCGATTACAGAAGTTAATTTTGCCTTATAAATTGgaatttgttttgttgaaaatgcaAATTAAATGGGAAAACATTTGTGGAAATTGATATTTCTCTTCCGGACGCAACcgaatcaatttttattttaaatcgaTGCGCAAAAACAATCGCCAGAGCGTGGTGGAAAAACTCAATTAAAATAGCAGAACAAAGAGACGATGGACTGGGTAGAAGTTTAACACGCGGTGAGGAGTGACAAATTGACGATTTTTTCGATCACTGTGCTTGTGTTTGTGCAATGGATGTGAATTAACTCGAAGGACCGTTCGCCTGACCTGACCTCACCAGGATTGATAAATGTTCGCAGTGCCATCCAGAGCCCGGATTTTACGGCCAGCTACGACGTGAGCGGGTCGGTCACACTGAAGTGGGCTAAAAATAGTGCGCTCGCCAAGAACAACCGTTTTTAAAGTGAGCGGGGGAACATTTTGTTGGGTTTTATTTTCCTCTACACTTTCGGTGTATTTTATTAGACGTACGCATTTCGCAGTGGTTTTCGACTTCGAGGTGAAGAACCATGATCTATTTAAACTTGCCGGTTGCCTGGTGCGCGCTCTACTCTGTTGGAAGGTACCCGAACGGCGAGGGAAGGTGGAAAAGTGTACCGTTTTGGGGCCCCTCGCTGTTCGCTAGCACCAGAACGGTCTCATTAGGATATGTGTAAACTATTTTTTTGCCCTGGGCAATGAATGTTGTGCGCTTTTTATCTACTAAAATCTGtccgtttgatatttttaaaattttgttcaagcTGCTGTGTGTGTGTTGTGGCGACGTAAAAATACTTCCGTCAGTGCTTTACGGGCGCTGAGTTACCGCCGTTGATGGACAATGTGTATGGAGTAGCTCAACGGAAGCTTCTACCCGAAAGCGTAAACGTGAGAAGCGCTGCATCAattagcgtttttttttctgtagtcTTTGGACAAAGTGTCAATGTTTTGTGGGTCTGCAGCTGTAATTACTCGTATGTGGacagtttttctcagcgtgctTCCATTCACAAACGTATAAATATGGTTTCATAGAATTATTCCATGGCTAAAAATCGTGGTCATTGTTTTGCTATGAAAATTTTATGTTGGCAACATATTCCAATTGAGCACACTTTACTAATTTTAAGCTGAATGCTGGATTTGTCTCATGCACCAATTGTGAACCCTTTATTAACACTGAATtgacattttttgaaattacgCCTACTACGAGAACAGTAACATTTTCTCGGAAATCTTTCAGCatgaattttgaaacttttttgaatCATTTCTGACCTCAATTTATGGCCATTTTCTTTGGCTGCGCTGGTCTTTAAAACCGTGTCACAGTGATTTTGAGCTTCTATTTTCTGGGTGTGTTTGtactagggtggtttaccggttaaacaaaaaaccggtaaaaccggtaaaaccgatatttttttcaataccgaaataccggtattgaagaggcgaaaaaaccggtattttcggtatttttcttaaaattaaaaaaaaattgacacaatattcataaatcattgtaaagCTAATGAATGCTACCTACTTAGGTAGGCTTcacaaatcacatgacggtgtatataataaaaacatttagacagaagcaacattgaaaattaatttgttctTACCTATTCATCAAGGGGaatgggagctccgtagccgcaaggttacagagtccgctttggtaagcgagtggtcgtgggttcgaatcttagtagaatcaggccagtaggttgtcaaaggacttttaccatgggtttattctctggCTCTCCAttacgtacccttccttcaatctgaattctaaagttacctctgttgactctcctcctaacaaaaataagtccctattatgataaaactggtgtgagtaacatatgaaagttctctccagggaattgtgacTAGGcaatattgttaggatggacagaggctcggtatagtaaagcagtaagcttgaaacggaaaggtaattacacacaagcactgatatgcatgataagcgtatcacttacttcaatagtgttactgctaataatatgaagtgcggaatacagaaaacacctgggcaatatcacaacagATCTAAACTCTGGTCGCAGTGCTGAGTCCACACAGcaaaaaaattcatcaatttTATGTTTCCTTCTTGTTTGTTCTGCTTGAAATTAGACGATGAGTTGTGTGTATTGATAATATGTcaacaaacttcatatcaattaaGCAGAACTTTTATTTTCTAATAGAACAGCTAATCACTTTACACACTCCTTCATACAGAGACAACTCGTGGGTTTTGAACGTACCAGCTcaactacaaattatgaaaatcatagttAGGGGcaataatcacaatcatgtccgcgaaaaaaaagcgagtcattattcgttttgtgctgtttaaaagtaaaactaataaaataatgaataaatataaatttcgattaaaaatttatttttttgtttggcgtcTCCGTATACCACAGGTTACACCAAGTTATGGACAAATTGCTcctgatacaaagtgtttataggatgaaataatcaatcaataaagaaTTCCATCcttaaaaattactgctccatATTTTGAAAACGTGAAGTTTGAATAACTTCAGCATGGTCGAAGCTTCGTCGCCCAAACCGCAGCGGATTTTATTAGCAATTATTTTAGCTGAGAAACtcaggttcaactgaatttggacgaactgcCTAAAGAGCATCGAACACAATAGAGAAGTATCTGTCTTCGATTCCTTCGGATTCataaaatgtaaattcttgtctgatcgtcatttaattttcttcttcattcatttactctgctcaacagtttcaaatatcgtttctctaagaattttaaagttattcaataatttaaaaCTAGTTATGCGATGTgaaggaaaattgaaacaaaaatctgcatgtttttgttAATATGAGTTCAGaacttatgttcttcgtaatcatatcactggaTCCATCCActgaagtttttcaaacactgttaaatttaaactgtggtgtatgtggattgtataccacaagagatcaaaacaatggtcgcagtgaccCAAATCTTAAAAGAAATCAGAAacgtaatgaagcataggtgctcataaatgcaaaaacataattatacAGCGACACGTCCATTGATGCAACCTGGGACGTTcggtaaaaaatgaaatttcaaatccaaatttatgtatatttaattgtttttcagttttatttttaaatagtacagagagaatgacgTGCGTTTATTCCGCGAACATGATTgtcattacttccccaaactatgattttcagaattttgtagttgaacaggtaggttcaaagaccacgagtcgcccctggtttgtattaatctggaaaaaataaaaataccggttttttaccggttttaccggtttttatttttatgaataccgaaataccggtttttcgaaaagtcggtaataccgaccaccctagtttGTACACAGATTTCGGTGAACTGAATTGTTTAATCAATTTGATTAACTTTAATCATGGAGCTTAAATTTTGCTTGCGTTTCTGCCCATAATATGAGTTTTGTTACatttaaaactgttttttttgtcTTGATATGAAATATATGCATTCGCCGGCCTTTGTTCTTTGAACCTTGTGCAAAGTCATATAAAAGCTGAATTTGAGATAATATTCCATGTTTGAAGGGTGTGCTTTAATAGTTCTAGGCccaattttaaacttttttttgtttgttagtaattttttgtccattggtttttggtataataattggcatatctCTCCAATTGCTAAATCAACTTTAAATCAATTGGAAAGCAGCGGCTATCCAATCACGAGCTCACTTTCTGTTCCTGATGCTTATTTTAGAGCTTTCCTCTAACCAGCTCCGCATTTATTTCAAGTTCTCAAAGTTTGTCTCAATTTcgcaatacaaatgaaacacaaattgaaTCTCATTACGTGTTGGCATCCTGATAGAGCTCTCACAAACGTAACAATCAATCAAATCGTTCTCGTGTCGAATGGAAGCAACtgctgcgtgttgcatattcCTAATGTGCGACTGTAGGAGAACTTTGTTCGTGCTGATGTTAACTGGTGGTGGACATGAGTAAGAAATTCGAAATTCAGGTGTGATGCCAAGCTATATCTAAAACGGATTCAGCATTGTTGGCGAAACTGTGTTTAACATCACACGACAGCGCATCTGCAGCGGTTTCCAACCACAGTTGCAGTTCGATAAATTTTCTTCATTAGGCTCTACCAAATACATGTAATAGCTATGTAGGCCGAAGGCCGAATAATGCAACTGTAAATTTTATTCAGTTATCGTATAAACTTGCTATGGTAACACTACGTACGACATCCGCACAAATATTATTATATAAAGTTGAAGAGTCTCATGAACAATAAGTTGCATAATCTTACGTCTACCATGCGGTTCTATCTTGAATACAACCCTTCTATTAGTTTTGAGTGGATTAAGCTTAACTGAACAATTAAATTCAAAACGAAAATTGCTGCAGAGTTGCGATGCTGATAgttaatgagaaaaaataaattaatataaGATATTAGATATATTACAAATGATTAGAAATTAGTTCAACAGACACTGAGATGTAAATACCTGGACTTGGGTAAATATTGGAGGTTAACTGAGGCCAAAAATGTAATAATTCTGACCAATTTCAAGCAGTTTGTTTAAGAATAGAAGCTCAGTAGCATTCTTCTATCGCTTTTTTATTTATACTGACTAAATCTGGAAGCATTTTTTGAGGAAGGAAAGTCAAAAGCCCAATTTTTTCCGCTGAGAGTTTTTCAGCAGCATCAAATTGAAAACGAGTTCCTAATTTTAACGATCTCTTATATGAAACTGCggttttcgattatttttaatcaatttatttttcaaaacaattcgagtttttttttcatcaatacttttttATTAAACCACTGATTTGACCAATTTTAGAGGAAACTGAAATCATTAATGTCGTTTTCTGGTCTTAGTTTATACTTATGTTGTCTCGTTTTATAGCTCCAAGAATCGTTCCGTCATCTGGCATTCTATACTCAATGATAATTTCGAATTTCATCTaaaaccatttttatttttgtttatctgAATGAAGCGTTTGTTTGTTAGGGGAACTCGCAGCTTCAAGTCTTTTACTTTGACTCTACTTTCACGCAAAATGCCAGAAAACAGCCACACAAGTTGAATCAAGACCTCTCCAGGTAGTTATAATTGCCGATGTTTGGCAGGGTAACTAATGAGGTTCGGTAAAGTACAGGGTGGTAATGTGAaagtgatatactttatttatgtcataaaaatcaaaccagtttttatttcttttcggAATTGACTCTAATAACATCTATAAGTAGTAAAACTACAATGTACTTAGTTGAGTTCAAATCTTCCACCTTTGTGTTTGCGCTTTTCGAAGTCATTGGAAGCCGCGCGCCCAGCTTCGTTCGGCATTTCGTCCTAAATCTTCACCAAACGTTTCTCAAGTGTGTTCAAACTCAAATGCCTTACGTCGTTCAACTTTCCTAGCATGTATTCCCAGATACTGAAGTCTAGTGGGTTCAAATCCGATGACGATTCAGATGAAGTGATGAGAAAAGGCACATTCTGCTTACACCATTTTTGAACGATCAATGTCATATGCGCTGGTGCTGAATCCTGTTTAAAGCGAAAACTGTCTTTCCCAGAAAGCATTTTAGCGCAAAGATGCAAAAGACCTTTGAGAGCGTGTGGCAAGTAGTTTATTTTCACGCCCCTGTCAATGAATAGCAATGGTAATTTCTCTTTGGTCTATATACCTCCCCAAATCATCACAGCTGACGCATTTTGATATCGTTCGACTGCTCTTTTATCGGCTGATATATCACGAAGACATGCTCCGTAAACACGATCGTTTTGCTTGTTTGAAGTTGCCTCCACAGTAAACAACttttcgtccgaaaaaataaagtTGTGACCTGCGTGCGACTTCAGTAGCAACCGAGATCTAGCAACCCTGTCGGTAATATTTTTACGAGTTAATCCGTAAATTTTCTGCATCCTAGAAGCTTAATATCCAAGGTCCTTTTGGATAACATTCTGCATGGAAGTGCGGCTTATGTGCATTTCACACGCCATTTTTCTTTCCAAACGGGCTGGATATCACCGTTCCTTCGCTGCTTTAATGACCACTGGAGTTCGAATACTCCGTTTTTAACCAGTTTTTTTCTTGGGAACAACCGTGCCTGTATCCTTGAAACGCTTGATGGTCCTGTAGACGAATAGTCTAGTGCAGTTTTCTTGAGAGCTGTATTTATCTCGAATAAATAGTAAACAAGCACGGCACACTTTCAAAACATGCTCAAATATTTGTCATGCTGTGATAAAAAATACAACGAGGGGCACTCAAATACGTGTATCACTTATATGTTGTCACCCTGTATTTATTAGAAagtattttggggatctgctgcacgcgtgaaTGATCCGGGATTGCACGAGTTACCTTGATTATGAATGTGTCGAAAAAACAGTGCAGGCAGAAGTATTTATAAAGTTGACACTCTGAAATGTATTAAGAAGAATTTATGCACTGGTACATGTGATTCAAATACGCAGTCATGGAATGGGTTTGACAGTGAAGTTCAACAGTTccatcgaaattttcaattaccaaagggTTCCAAACCTCAAATTTGATGActatacgagtagtcagattcCTGAAACGGTCCGTAAAAACTTCCAAGCACATTGTATGGGtagactgcatgcaacctaatgCAAtatgcaaacaacgatactgcaatcgttctgGCTTGATTAAATGGAAGTTTTCAGCGGAGCGGAAACAAGAACACCCGTACACAATCACAtataatatcgttgtttggtgaaACCCTCTTAGGTCTCCTGGATGAATACCATCTCTTTGTTTCCCAGATGCCTTTAGAATTAAAACAGATTTCAAGacatttgtgtaccaaaacctaaCAAATAGTTTTACCCATAAGCTGAaattgaagctgagcaggttttACTCTCTCAGTTTTCTTCGGAGAGAATTTAATACCAAGCTGTAAagccaaaacagccaaaatttctgtagaaagcaacgcaagacaatcgcTCAACGCTCTGGCTTGGCGAAAATTGGGTAGCTAAAAGTAGACCATTCCATCATTTTCGCTACACCTAACACAAACGGGGAAGATTATGTTACTTTTAAGCATCATTtgattacttattgtgtcttatgaccaaTACGCATTCTTATGGCTGTGTTCCAAAAAGTGTTTATGGATATCCATTTAGACGTTTTGTTTATGAATCGATGCCAATAACCGCGTTTCTTGGTTTTAAGCACCAAATACCGATGGAAGTCGTCTGGTTTACCTTTTCAAGCCTTGAATGAGTCGCATTTATCCGCGTAGACATCGAAGTGCTTTTTGTCCCTCCCATGGTATATTTTTCAATCCCGCGAAGAGGTTATATTCTTCAAGGATTTGCATCGTTTCGACAGCTTGTATAGCTTCCAATCGATATTTGGcatgaggtcatacggaataccGTTGGGGCAGGAACGCGCAATTTGTTTGGGCggactttcaaaattttctcctCTGTTGGATAAAATTTGCTTACGTTTAAGCCGAAAGAATACAACGTACGGTCCAGAGAAATCTCTGGGTAAAGCAATTAACTTTTGGCCAATTTCTGCAAGGCAGCTTGATTTCCTGGGTACTTTTTAAACAATGCCATTAGAGCGAGGAACATTTTCTTTTCATAGTCAATGGGTCTAGTCCTCGTCCACCTGAATCTGACGGATCGTCTAccaaagttaaaaaaaacattcacactAGAgtggaagaataaaaaaaaaacaaactaaaacTACTTTTGAAGGCACCGAGATACACGGAGAATTACTTATTACGGTAAAATTCTAGGATACATTCTAGGAATGAAATTCCGAAAACATCgaaagcgtcacgaaaattgtcaatttttttctgtgtggactcataactgcgaccagagcttagatctgtTTAGATATTACCCGGTGTTTTTCTGtcctccgcacttcatattgttGGCATTATTCCTATTGAAGTGAGTTATACGCTTATCTTTCATGCTTGTGCTTGTGTGTaaattttacctttccgtttcaagcttactgctctactataccgagcctctgtccatcctaacaatatcgcctgattacaattccctgtagagaactttcatacgttactcacaccagtttcattataatagggacttatttttgttagcaagaaggagagtcaacaggggtactgtagaattcagattgaaggaagggtacgtggtggagagtctgagaataaactcatgctaaagtccttcgacaaccaaatggcctgattctactaagattcgaatccaCGACCACCTGCTCACAGATTTCCTCCATTCTTGCAGGAATCGAATGGAAAATTAGCAAAGcgatattttaaatttcaagatGATGCGCTCTGGTCTCTGAAAAAAGGTATAAAATGGAAGGATACcaaccaatatttttatttcgagaACAAGAATaattcccagaaaccggaaatcagtTTCGGAGGCTTTTCCGAAGTCCAAATGGTAACTGGAGACCTGAATTGCAAAACCAGGATGATTTTCAGAGGCCGTAAATCGCCTTTAATTACTATTTTGAATCTCTTTACGGCCACAACATTATACATAGCCTTTTTGATACGATGATCCGTAGCTTTTTTTGATACGGTGTTCATCGGCTAATACCAAATAAGACTCATGATTGTTTCAATTGAAGGGAAGACTGACGCAAAGTACGATTTGCATAGGCCAGCTAGCATAAGTGTCACTTTGTACATTACTTGTCAGTAAGTGGGAATTAtaagaaatgtaattttaaaaattcaaaatttttcaaaataggaACCCCTATTGAAAACGATTGTAACAACGTTAGGATTGTCAATTAAAATGACTTTTCAGGCTCAAGTGACCTTTGCTATCCGCATCTATTTGGGCCTTTTCTAACCTCAATTTGTAATTATTTTCACCTCAAAAAAACGGTGTTCAAcgattttgaaatcatttttctgGCATTCGGAAAGTTTTATTCGTTAAACCTTATAAACTACTTATTGGATTTTTCAACTCCCAAAGCCATTTTTCGCATATTCTGGGATTACTTTACACAGGCTGCCATAGATTGAGATATTTTGCATACTTGTGCTTTAACATATGCCCAAATCAAATGATCCAACAGGTTAGGTTTCGGATTACTGAAGGGTCATTAACTGGTTGGCTTCCTGTTTTCCATCAGTCTTCGTAGGGTCCGATTAGACGTTTTGCAATGACGTCCCGCCGTTTCATTCAACTGTAAGACAACGTATTGCTCCTTACAGAAGTTGGCCTTCACTCGGGAAAGGCCTTGGTCCTTAGAAATATTGATGGAATGTATCGGATCGCGAATGATCTTTGCACGGACCGATTTGATGACGTTTATCTTACGCGATCTTCACTTCCCAGCTTTGATTGCTCAAATCCATCCTGTAAAGACTTTTTTGATGTTATAACCTGTGGTCGAATGACATCCAATCATCTTGACAATCTCTTCCGGCGTCTTTTGTACGAGCTACATACTCGTAATAATTCCTCTGGCGTACATTttcataaatttgaaaaaattcaacCTTACTTTCAATAGAAATAGGTCATTAGTTATACAAATTAACCCGACGTTAAAGTTTAAACATTTTCGCATTTTATTTCTGCCGCACCCTGTAAAATACGTTTAGATAACTAGTCTTGAATTCACAAAATATAATTCTTTTCTGAATGTTGTGtagattttttgacaaaaatcgtcGCAAATAGATTAGAattgtttttcatgttttctcaTGCTGACCTATCAATATATTGGGACATGATTTGATGTCTACCGTTGTTTGTTTGGTTAACGTCGCtgaaatttcaaacaaaattagACTTTTTGAAGGATCTTGACTTCTTTTGCATTCAAGAGGTATCAACCTCTTCAGAAAATGTATCATTAAAACATGCAACAGTCGCATCGAAATTTTCCTCATTTCTCAAGTTGCCGCAGCTAGTAGACTGTGTAAATCAAATACCCCTTAATATAATATTCATTAAATATTGTCCTTTGTTGGCATCAAATATGCTACAGCTTTTCACACCTATCTTTGCTGTGGTGTCTAACTCCGACACGGAGAAAGTGTTTCCATAAAACGAAACCCCAAACCGCATTTCATCAGGTGTAATATTGCAGAAATAAGTAACGGCATCACTACACTGCACCTTTTGAGTGTATCTGTGTACGGAGTAGGTAAACTACAGTTACCAGTCCCTTTTTGAGGTGTGCTGCACTTAATTAATGCTCGTTAAAACAATTTCACTTGCCCGTTTTTCCTAGCAAAATGCCATCGGTTTGTGTCGCATTTTCGGCATCAAAGTTGGCAGGTTTTTCCCCAGTTTGTTTGCGTCGTCGTATAATACCCGTCTTCGTATCGTGGCAACCGCAATCCAGCTCATGAAATTGCTTTCTAGCGCCATCTGCAAGCCGTCACTGGTTAACCGTCTATTCATCACCGCTGGTGGCGGAGTTTGGTGGTTTTAAAAGTGCCCTTTCGAGGCTAACGATGTGCGCGACTGTCGGCGGCAATCCCACACTCTCAAACGACCATAAACCCGTTGGAATGTTGGCTGGtatcatttgtttgtttttttttttgtccaaatCCCATCACATCAAGATATAACTTCTAGCCTGCCAGATGCGGGGCTACGAGTTTGATTGCAGTGCAGTAAACGCTTGCCAAAAATTGTTCACATTGCACAACCTCTTGCTCACAACGCATTGCGATTTgaactatttttaaaattatgCGAAAATGTGTTTGGGCTCCCAGCCATCACCCGTACCCCCTTCTTCCTCACACCACAACTTGAATGATTGCGAGGATTTATGCAAAGCGCGCGTGGTTTTTACTCTACACCATTCTTCTGTACGTCGCGTTGCAGTAAAATTTGGCATGGAGATTAAATTACGCTATATTTTGCTTAACTCACTTTCGGTTGCATAACAACCGTTTGACCAGAAGCATCCCGCAAGGTAGAATTCTTTTGAACGCCAAATAATTAATCATTTTATACCACCAATTGCAGCCACGAACCACTAAACTCAAACGAAAATGTTCAAGCCACACCTAGAAATGATCGGCAGCTACGAGCCAATCAGCAAGAAGGCTCGCTTCTTCAACACCTACCTAAAATCTCTGAAGGGTAAGTGATCGCTAACTGATTTTCTGATCTAGTAGAATCAAGCgccaacatttttgtttttgtaggtTCCCAGGATATCGTCGCCAAGGAAAAGCGCAACTACAGCTCCACGATCGAAACCTCCAGCATCTACTCCGACTCGAAGTTCGCCGTTGAGCGCATCCGTGCCCCCGGCTATCACTACAACCCGGTCAGCAAGGATACCTACGGTGTCACCCCGAGGAAAATCAACGCACGCGACTTTGCCGTAAGTGTAAGTGTCGTGATTACTAACCCCACCCACCCAATTCTAAAACCTCGATGAAGGTTCAGCTTTGTCGAGTTCATTGTGTAAAAATTTTCATCGAAAAGTAgatatttttagtatttttaacCTTCATTTCGTTCATTGCGTGCTCATAAAATTGTTATTGTCTCTTCTTACGTTCCCAACTGTCACTGTCAACTGTCTTCTCATCTCACAGCGCTAAGACGGGTACGTCGAGTTCGGTGGTGCGTGCGTGGCTTGAACCTCGACCCGCTAGCAGCTTCGGATCCGGACCATTGATCTAAGCGACAGCAGACTATTTCAAGAGTTTTCGAAACATACCAATGACTTTATTCGGCGACCTCCCTCAAAAACAACAACATCAACATCAACAAAGATAATGTCAACGACAAAAAAAGACGGACATTGTTCACAAGCGGTTTATCTCTCTTTAACTAGTTTTTCAAACATTCGACTAAAAAGTAGCGATTTTCGAAGAAAACTTTTGACATGCTAAATCCATGAATCGATCAACTGTTCTATAGACAAGAAATCGAAAACACAATAAAACACTTTCCATCACACGAAAACATCGTCTAAAGACTCCACCAAAGTGACCAGAAAaacgacaacaacaacaacagaagAAACGATGACAGCAAACGTGGTAGCTCCTCTCCAAAAAGAACAACGTTTTTATTATGGCGACAACAACATCTGAAAAGTTTACCAGGAAGACGCGCAGTAGAAATAATactaaaataactaaaatcagtaaaaataaaaaaaaaataataaaatcagaATAACTAACCAATCGTAAGTTAAGGTAGCTCTCAGAAAGAAAAGATGTAAAAAAAACAGAGTTAAGTTagtggaaaacatcaaaaacCAACAACTCACACAAATATGGAAGACATATATAGGAACCtctatttttcttttcatttattttacgTGTAACTattagtgttttatttgtaatcAAGGCTGTAACTGTAACAACAAAAACGGAAACGAGTTTAATAAAAAGACCTAAAAAACGGCAAAAATGCACCGAGTGGTGTTCTCTTGCGTCTCTATCGATGACTTTTTGTAAAATTAAACTGTCCTAGTCCTAGTAGTGGCGTTCTGTGGAAAAGAACCGATATAACTCTCACCCTCGCAACAACCTTACCTGTATCGTCTCGTGACTAGGAACGTGGACAACTTACGGAGGGTAGGGGGTGTCCACAGAAGGTGCTAGAGGGTAATTCT
It includes:
- the LOC129732618 gene encoding uncharacterized protein LOC129732618 isoform X1, with amino-acid sequence MFKPHLEMIGSYEPISKKARFFNTYLKSLKGSQDIVAKEKRNYSSTIETSSIYSDSKFAVERIRAPGYHYNPVSKDTYGVTPRKINARDFAVSR
- the LOC129732618 gene encoding uncharacterized protein LOC129732618 isoform X2, producing MFKPHLEMIGSYEPISKKARFFNTYLKSLKGSQDIVAKEKRNYSSTIETSSIYSDSKFAVERIRAPGYHYNPVSKDTYGVTPRKINARDFAR